GCGCGAGGCGACGGGTCAGCATCTCGCCATTTTTCTCAAATGTCGTCTCCAGCGTCCCCTTCATGATACCGTTCCAATTACTATAGACGCGCACCTTATCTGCCGCATCTACTGCCGCGACGGAATCCTCACAATCCTGAATCGTCGTGATCGCAGACTCAAGGATAACATCGACAACCCCAGCAGGATGTGCTTTCCCCACCGGATGTTCTCGGTCTATCTGTATATCAATGTGCAGCCCGTGGTTTCTAAGCAGAATAGCACTGAGTTCGCCACCGTTTTGTGTAAAACCCACGAATTTGGTCGGATCCGCCAAACCCACCTCACTGCCATCGCTGAGTGTCGCTCGCAACTGTTGCTCACCGTGAACGGCTTTGAGGGCAAATTCTGTAACGTCAGAGAAACTCCCAGTTTCAAGCCCTGTCATTTCATCTAAAAACTGCTCGGTGTACGCGATGACCTTCGCCCCTCGGACAGGGTTATAGGTCGTTCCTCGTGTAGCACCGTCCGACTCATCAATAACATCGGTGCCGTAGAGCGCATCGTAGAGGCTTCCCCAGCGCGCGTTCGCCGCGTTTAGCGCATAGCGAGCGTTATCGGTCGGTACAACCAACTGTGGACCTGAGATGAGCGAAATCTCTATGTCAACGTCCTCGGTAATCACAGTAAAATCCCGTCCTTCAGGGAGCAGATAGCCTATCTCGGTAAGGAACGCTGCATACGCCTCGCCATCAATCGGTTCATCTTGGCGTGCCAGATGCCATGCGTCAATCTGTTGCTGAAGCACATCCCGTTTTTCCAATAACGCCTTGTTTTCAGGCGCGAATGCCGTAACGATGTCGCCAAACGCTTTCCAAAAGGCATCTGCTTCTATGCCTGTGCCGGGTGCGATCTCATCTCGCACCAATGCGTACAAATCTCTATCTATTCTGAGGTTACCGATTTCAATTCGGTTTCCCATGCTATTCTCTCCATTCTAAGGTGCTTTCATAGGATGTTGGATCTCTGTCAACTGATGCTTCGTTGCACCGACAAATAATTCCGCCTGAGTTGCCATTTATCATAGCAATGTATCCATAGTTTGTCAATTGTTTTTTTCATAAATTATGGCTTTTTAGTTTGGAGATTTTCGCCGATCCTTCCGCCGCGATTTAAACACATCGCTCGTCTGTTCAATATGTTTAACACGATCAAGGAAATACAAGCGCATGGGTGCCGCAGATTTATAATGCGGGTTATCGAGAAAAACATCTGGCTCACCTAACAATTCATTGATGAGACCTTTTGTCCAACCACGTTCAGAGATGAGCCGTGTCTGAGTGATTTTTTCTTTCTCGCGTATTGCCTTACGTGCTGCAGCTTTCTCCTGCTTTTCGGTTTGCCACAACGTTTTGTAATCGTCTGAACGTTCGACTTTGCGAACATCGGATTTTAGATAAATTGAATAGGTTAAGCGCCCTCCTAAAAAAGTTATAGAGAAAGACTCAGACGACAAGAATCTATTCACGCGTTCGGGAGTCCAATGTCCACGCTCCAACAATTCTTCGTGCGAAAAGTGAGTGTCGGGATGTTCTTCCATTTCTATATTCCAAATCTGGCAAAATCTTTTTCGCATTGAAACATCGTTAAAATTCTCAAGCATTAATTTTTTTTCTGCTTTCTCAATATCATTGTAGCGAAAGAGCCGAACCGTGTTTAAATCCTCTAATGTAATCACAGTAACATCACCTACCTTTCTCCCTAATTTTCTTTCGACTTCAAAATCATGGAGTTGGGATTCAGAGAGAATCGTGCCACGTTTTCCGAGTTGAGATTTGGTAATGTATCCACCTTTTCTTATCGTAAAATTACGCGCGGGTTTCCGATGCTTTTGCTGTTTCATGCTGCATACCTCCGGGCAGTTTTGTGTCGAGCTCAAGACGGTTTCAATGTCAGATTATACTACACTTATAGGCAATTGCCAACTCATTTTTGATGGAAGCACCCACACCCTTCTCATGCGACTTGCGAAAATGTAAAGTTTGTGTTAGTATGTTAAGCAGAATAAAGACTTCCCTTTTTCACTGAAGCGAAACATATTACGGACGGTGTGAAAAGTTACACCACAGAATGGCTTGCAACAGATGCACAGACAATTAACACGAACGCAAACAGAACGACGATGAGGCTATTGGAGGTCAATGTCATGGGTTCTAAAACTGAAGGTTTCTTTCCGAACAGTAGAAAAGTGTACGTTTCCGGTAACGTGCACCCTGATATCCGCGTCCCTTTCCGTGAAATCACACTCACCCCGACACACGTCGCTGACGGAACAGTTGAGGAGAATGAACCGTTACGTGTTTACGACACAAGCGGTGTGTGGGGCGACGACTCACAATCCTGTGATGTCGAATCTGGGATTCCGCCGATGCGGCAAGATTGGATTCAGGCACGTGGCGATGTTGAAGCATACGATGGGCGGGAAATTCAGCCACAGGATAACGGCTATCTCACCAAAGGACACGAACAGTACGCTCGTATGCGATCGGAATCAAAGGGTGGGTTGAAAAACTTTCCGGGTTTGAAACGGAAACCGCTGCGCGCAAAGAACGGCGAAGCCGTTACACAGATGGCTTATGCGAAACGCGGGATCGTAACACCTGAGATGGAATACATCGCTATCCGCGAGAATCTGGGGAGAGCACAAGCGTACGAAGCGATTCACGGTGATTATCGGACGCGCAACCGATTGAACCATCAACATCCGGGTGAGACGTTCGGTGCGTTTATCCCTGAATACATTACGCCTGAGTTCGTCCGAGATGAGGTCGCGCGCGGGCGTGCGATTATCCCAGCGAATATCAATCACCCCGAAAGTGAACCGATGATCATCGGCAGAAACTTCCTCGTGAAAATCAACGCGAACATCGGTAACTCTGCCGTTGCCTCTTCAATAGAGGAAGAGGTCGAAAAAATGCGATGGGCAACGAAATGGGGAACCGATACGGTGATGGATCTCTCAACTGGTAAAAACATCCACGAAACACGAGAGTGGATTCTGCGTAACTCGCCCGTCCCCATCGGGACAGTACCGATCTATCAGGCACTGGAGAAAGTCAGTGGTAAACCGGAAGAACTGAGCTGGGAAGTGTATCGGGACACCCTTATTGAACAAGCCGAACAAGGTGTCGATTACTTCACCATTCACGCTGGTGTTCGCCTCGCCTACATACCGCTGACAGCGAATCGATCTTGTGGTATTGTCTCTCGCGGTGGTAGTATCATGGCGAAGTGGTGTCTGGCACATCATCAAGAAAGTTTCCTCTACACCCATTTTCCCGAAATTTGTGAGATTATGCGTGCCTACGATGTCTCCTTCTCTCTCGGTGATGGACTGCGTCCGGGTGCGATTCCCGATGCGAACGACGAGGCGCAATTTGCGGAATTGGAAACACTCGGCGAACTCACGAAAATCGCCTGGGAACACGATTGCCAAGTCATGATTGAGGGACCTGGACACATCCCGATGCATCTCATCAAGGAGAATATGGATCTGCAGCTCAAACATTGCGACGAAGCACCGTTCTACACGCTCGGTCCGTTGACGACCGACATCGCCCCCGGCTATGATCACATCACCAGTGGTATCGGTGCAGCAATGATCGGGTGGTTCGGATGCGCAATGCTCTGCTACGTGACCCCGAAAGAACATCTCGGATTGCCGAACAGAGACGATGTGAAGGAAGGTGTGATTGCCTACAAGATCGCTGCGCACGCAGCAGACCTCGCGAAAGGACATCCAGGTGCGCAGGAACGCGACAATGTGTTGTCGAAAGCGCGTTTCGAGTTCCGCTGGGAAGATCAGTTCAACCTCAGTCTTGATCCAGAGACCGCTCGCGAATACCACGACGAAACCCTTCCCAGTGAATCAGCAAAAACCGTTCACTTCTGCTCTATGTGCGGTCCGCATTTCTGCTCAATGAAAATCACGGAGGATATCCGTAAATATGCCGAGGAGAAAGGCATCACCGCCGAAGAAGCACTTACAGAAGGGATGGCGGAAAAGAGCGAACAGTTCAAGGAACAGGGGCACCAACTCCATATCGCATCCGATGCGAAGGAGGAAGATACCGAAGCGGCTGATTAACAGAACAAATTACGATCCGACCCCAGTTAAGGTAGGTGCGGTTTCCTAACCGCACCATAACTGTCAATTTTACAAAAAATAATCGTTGTAGTCCAGGACCGGTAGGCGCTGTTTCCAACTGCGCCGGGTTTTAGCCATGAACTTTGTACACGCCAGAAACCCTCTTCAGTCCCGTAGGGTTTATTTGCTTGGGTATTTCTGCAGCATCTGTGTAGAAAAACGGTCGCGCCCCCGATCAAGCCCCGTAGGGGCGGCATTTGAGGGGACATTACCCCAAAAGATGGTTTCCGTGAAAATCCCTAAATTGACACCTATGGTGCGGTTTCCCAACCACACCGGATAGTTATGTAGGTCAGATTGAATCGAAACTGATAAGCATCTGAAAGGCAAACGTAATATATGAAGATTGGAATTATTGGCTGTGGCACAATCAGCAGTGCCTATTTTGAGGGGGCGCGAAAAACCGACATCTTAGAAATTAAAGCCTGCGCAGACCTCCGAATGGAAGCAGCGCAGGCACAAGCCGAAAGATACAACAGTCACGCATGTACCGTCGATGAACTGCTTGCGGATCCAGAAATAGAACTCGTTGTGAACCTCACCATTCCGAGAGCACACGTTGAAGTCGGTTTACAGGTCTTGGAAGCAGGCAAACACGTCTACAGTGAAAAACCGCTCGGCGTGGATACCGAAAGCGGAAAGCAATTGATTGACACCGCAACAGCAAAAGGGCTCCGCGTCGGATCGGCACCCGATACCTTTCTCGGCGCAGGAATCCAAACGTCGCGACAAACATTGGATGCTGGGAAAATTGGTAAACCAATTGCTGGAACAGCGTTCATGTGTGGACATGGACACGAGAGTTGGCACCCGAACCCCGCCTTCTACTATGACCTTGGCGGTGGCCCAATGCTGGATATGGGACCTTACTACGTGACGGCACTTGTCAATGTCCTCGGTCCCGTCAAGCGCGTCGCAGCGATTACAACGAAAGCCTTTGAAGAACGTATCGCAACGAGTCAAGCCGTGCGTGGCTTACGTATCCCGGTCAAAATCACGACCCACCTCACCGGCACCATTGAATTCCAGAACGGCGCGATTATCACGATGATCATGAGTTTCGATATGTGGCGACATAGCCTCCCCTGTATCGAAATCTATGGCGAAACCGGTTCAATGACGGTGCCTGATCCGAACGGATTCGGTGGACCCGTAAATGTCTGTCCAGCCGGAGGCGATTGGGAACAAGAGGAAATCCGTTTCCCCAACAACGCTCGGATGATTGGGGTCATCGATATGGTATCCGCCATCCTTTCGGGACGAACGCATCGGGCAAACGGAGCGTTAGCATATCACGTGCTTGAGGTGATGTGTGCCTTCGACAAATCCTCCGAAACAGGTGAACACGTCGTTATTGAAAGCACAACGGAACGTCCCGAACCTGTCCCACTCGGTTTAAAAGAATGGGAAATAGACTAAACTATATCAATCCGACTCCACAACCCCGATAGGTGCGGTTAGAAATCGCACCATAACTGTCAATTTTAGAGCAAATAACCGTTGTAGTCCCAGGTCCGGTAGGGTTTTTGCTGGGGTATTTTTTCACTGTTTCTAACTGCGCCGGGTTTTAGCCATGAACTTTGTACACGCCAGAAACCCTCTTTAGTCC
This genomic window from Candidatus Poribacteria bacterium contains:
- the thiC gene encoding phosphomethylpyrimidine synthase ThiC encodes the protein MRLLEVNVMGSKTEGFFPNSRKVYVSGNVHPDIRVPFREITLTPTHVADGTVEENEPLRVYDTSGVWGDDSQSCDVESGIPPMRQDWIQARGDVEAYDGREIQPQDNGYLTKGHEQYARMRSESKGGLKNFPGLKRKPLRAKNGEAVTQMAYAKRGIVTPEMEYIAIRENLGRAQAYEAIHGDYRTRNRLNHQHPGETFGAFIPEYITPEFVRDEVARGRAIIPANINHPESEPMIIGRNFLVKINANIGNSAVASSIEEEVEKMRWATKWGTDTVMDLSTGKNIHETREWILRNSPVPIGTVPIYQALEKVSGKPEELSWEVYRDTLIEQAEQGVDYFTIHAGVRLAYIPLTANRSCGIVSRGGSIMAKWCLAHHQESFLYTHFPEICEIMRAYDVSFSLGDGLRPGAIPDANDEAQFAELETLGELTKIAWEHDCQVMIEGPGHIPMHLIKENMDLQLKHCDEAPFYTLGPLTTDIAPGYDHITSGIGAAMIGWFGCAMLCYVTPKEHLGLPNRDDVKEGVIAYKIAAHAADLAKGHPGAQERDNVLSKARFEFRWEDQFNLSLDPETAREYHDETLPSESAKTVHFCSMCGPHFCSMKITEDIRKYAEEKGITAEEALTEGMAEKSEQFKEQGHQLHIASDAKEEDTEAAD
- a CDS encoding Gfo/Idh/MocA family oxidoreductase; amino-acid sequence: MKIGIIGCGTISSAYFEGARKTDILEIKACADLRMEAAQAQAERYNSHACTVDELLADPEIELVVNLTIPRAHVEVGLQVLEAGKHVYSEKPLGVDTESGKQLIDTATAKGLRVGSAPDTFLGAGIQTSRQTLDAGKIGKPIAGTAFMCGHGHESWHPNPAFYYDLGGGPMLDMGPYYVTALVNVLGPVKRVAAITTKAFEERIATSQAVRGLRIPVKITTHLTGTIEFQNGAIITMIMSFDMWRHSLPCIEIYGETGSMTVPDPNGFGGPVNVCPAGGDWEQEEIRFPNNARMIGVIDMVSAILSGRTHRANGALAYHVLEVMCAFDKSSETGEHVVIESTTERPEPVPLGLKEWEID